The Vibrio penaeicida sequence AATACCTTGTAACAAAGAGTAAAAGGCATAGAAGCGAACCCTTTGGGCAGCATTTGTGGCTTATTTCTACTGCGTTATCGCTCATTGATGTAGAGCGACTACATCGAATAAGCTCTGCCTTGTATAAATCACCCACAAATTGCTGCAAAAATCATCTCGAAAGGTCAACAGACCCTAGTATTAGCATCAATTTTGAAGTGGCTTAAATTGCCTGAAACTGCGGTCTACCAAAACTTCGTCGCTGAACCCTTTATACTCGCAATATGCCAGCAAAAGAGCTTCCCTTTCCACCCATTGGTTGAATTGGGTTACCGTTGTTCCTAACGAGTGAAGAATTCGACTAACTTGTTCAAAGTTGGGTGCTCCTTGCTCATCAATGCATTGCCATTCGGTGGCTATTTTTTTAAATGCGGGTTGAATCCATGGTTGGCTACTAAGCCCAAGTTGTTTGGCCTGTGCTAGTGCAGCCCCTCTTAGTTTATTGTCTGTTTCCGCCTCCTTTTCTAGGTGCGCTTGAACATCAAACAGATTTGCCGCTTTGGCTTGTTGCTCATTTTCCACATCATTGATCAGCGTTTGCCATGCATCGTTTTCATTAAATGTGTATTCAACCTGCTTGGCTGTAAGTGTTGTTGTGTTTATGGTTTCCAGCTTTTTAACGAGACTGAGCGCATCTTGCTGTTTCAGCGAAATGACGTTACTTCCTAAAAAGTGCTTGAGAGCTTCGAGCTGTTTTTCAGTGAGTAGAGGTTGGGCAAATTGGTAAAGTGCCTCTGGTGTTCGATGGGGGTACCAGAGCGATTTCAGTTGCTCTTCGATCGCTTGAGCGTGCGCTTGTGAGAGAAAATCGTGCTTATGGGCGCGTTGTAAATCTTGTCGTAAGTCGACCATGGCCCTGGATATCGGTTGATACCCCAAATGAGCCGGTGCGTGGATGAGCGCGACTTCATCATCGTCTTCTAGCTTACCGGAAGTAAACTGCTGATAGATTTCACCGACACCCACCATGCCGAAAGAGTCCAGTTCCGCTGCCCTTAATGCCCCCATACTTGAGCTGCCATAAACGTGAACACCTCGAGACATCGCATATAAAATTTCTTTGTGCCACACCGCGGGTACACGCTCAAAAAAGCCATCGATCAAAGCGATAATCT is a genomic window containing:
- a CDS encoding TfuA-like protein, whose product is MSIIVFAGPSISIDDIKHHLPDADIRPPAKQGDIYIAVQEEPKIIALIDGFFERVPAVWHKEILYAMSRGVHVYGSSSMGALRAAELDSFGMVGVGEIYQQFTSGKLEDDDEVALIHAPAHLGYQPISRAMVDLRQDLQRAHKHDFLSQAHAQAIEEQLKSLWYPHRTPEALYQFAQPLLTEKQLEALKHFLGSNVISLKQQDALSLVKKLETINTTTLTAKQVEYTFNENDAWQTLINDVENEQQAKAANLFDVQAHLEKEAETDNKLRGAALAQAKQLGLSSQPWIQPAFKKIATEWQCIDEQGAPNFEQVSRILHSLGTTVTQFNQWVEREALLLAYCEYKGFSDEVLVDRSFRQFKPLQN